Proteins encoded in a region of the Streptomyces sp. NBC_00258 genome:
- the uca gene encoding urea carboxylase — protein sequence MSGGGGTHFDTLLVANRGEIAVRIIRTARELGLRTVAVYSDPDRSAPHVRLADEAVRLGPAPAKESYLDADLVLRAAKDTGAGAIHPGYGFLSEDAAFARRCQDADIVFVGPTPEQLELFGAKHTARAAAEAAGVPLAPGTGLLADVEEALRLAGTIGYPVMLKATGGGGGIGMSACRSAEDLRDAWERVQRVAAASFSSAGVFLERLVEHARHVEVQVFGDGEGRVVTFGDRDCSLQRRNQKVVEEAPAPGLPPHVREQLATSARDLCASVGYRSAGTVEFVYDAAREEAYFLEVNTRLQVEHPVTEEIYGVDLVAWMLRLARGDSDVVRDPGAPRGHAVEARVYAEDPSREHRPSAGLLTRVEFPRGVRVDGWIETGTEVTTAYDPMLAKVVAYGSDRAHALERLDEALARTRVDGIETNLGLVRAALSDPAFRAAAHSTATLAAVSDPTPRIEVVSGGTLTTVQDWPGRTGYWQVGVPPCGPMDDLSFRLGNRALGNVEGAPGLECTLQGPALRFTHPTTVCVTGAPAPVTVDGTAVPQWEPVTVPADGVLEVGAPSEHGLRTYILLAGGGLDVPAFLGSASTFTLGRFGGHGGRTLRTGDVLHGGADVRSSGEPVPGAERPVFGSEWRVGALEGPHAAPEFFTEEDIRDFYAAEWKVHFNSARTGVRLVGPKPRWARTDGGEAGLHPSNIHDTPYSVGAVDYTGDMPVLLGPDGPSLGGFVCPATIAKGQRWKLGQLRPGDTVRFVPVTVPEAGRLRRTPAAAPVADRAEIADGGVLARDADVTYRRSGDDNLLVEFGPMQLDLALRMRVHALMEAVSAAGLPGITDITPGIRSLQIQTDPDELPQPELLALVRETVTSLPTADQLVVPSRTVHLPLSWDDPATREAIARYMAGVRDDAPWCPWNIEFIRRVNGLDSVEDVYRTVFDAEYLVLGLGDVYLGAPVATPLDPRHRLVTTKYNPARTWTAENSVGIGGAYLCIYGMEGPGGYQFVGRTTQVWSGWQQRGAFEPGSPWLLRFFDRIKWYPVDADELLDLRSDITSGRFVPRIEEGTFSLASYEAFLAENADAIEAFRTRQGTAFSAERDAWEAAGEFTRAEAVSAPVAAPVQVTVPPGARLVEAEFAASVWQLNVKPGDTVAQGQPLLALEAMKMESRVPSPMDGVVLELLTKPGAQVEAGTALAVVGPPPS from the coding sequence ATGAGCGGCGGCGGAGGGACCCACTTCGACACGCTCCTCGTCGCCAACCGGGGCGAGATCGCGGTCCGGATCATCCGCACGGCACGGGAGTTGGGCCTGCGCACGGTCGCGGTGTACTCCGACCCGGACCGCTCGGCACCCCATGTGCGGCTCGCCGACGAGGCCGTACGCCTCGGGCCCGCGCCCGCCAAGGAGTCGTATCTCGACGCGGATCTCGTCCTGCGGGCGGCGAAGGACACCGGTGCCGGGGCGATCCATCCGGGTTACGGCTTCCTGTCCGAGGACGCGGCGTTCGCGCGGCGCTGCCAGGACGCGGACATCGTGTTCGTGGGGCCCACGCCGGAGCAGCTGGAGCTGTTCGGGGCGAAGCACACGGCCCGGGCGGCGGCCGAGGCTGCCGGAGTGCCACTGGCACCGGGGACGGGCCTGCTCGCGGACGTCGAGGAGGCCCTGCGCCTGGCCGGGACCATCGGTTACCCGGTGATGCTCAAGGCGACCGGCGGCGGAGGCGGCATCGGCATGTCCGCGTGCCGCTCGGCGGAGGACCTCCGTGACGCCTGGGAGCGTGTGCAGCGCGTCGCAGCGGCCTCCTTCTCCTCGGCCGGTGTCTTCCTGGAGCGGCTCGTCGAGCACGCCCGCCATGTCGAGGTGCAGGTGTTCGGCGACGGCGAGGGCCGCGTCGTCACCTTCGGCGACCGCGACTGCTCGCTCCAGCGCCGCAACCAGAAGGTCGTGGAGGAGGCCCCGGCCCCCGGACTGCCTCCGCACGTACGAGAGCAACTCGCCACCTCCGCACGGGACTTGTGCGCGAGCGTCGGCTACCGCTCCGCCGGCACGGTCGAGTTCGTCTACGACGCGGCCCGCGAGGAGGCGTACTTCCTGGAGGTCAACACCCGGCTCCAGGTGGAACATCCGGTCACCGAGGAGATCTACGGGGTCGACCTCGTCGCGTGGATGCTGCGGCTGGCCCGCGGCGACTCCGATGTCGTACGCGATCCCGGGGCGCCGCGCGGTCACGCCGTCGAGGCGCGGGTGTACGCCGAGGACCCCTCGCGCGAACACCGGCCCAGCGCGGGCCTGTTGACGCGGGTCGAGTTTCCGCGGGGCGTCCGTGTGGACGGCTGGATCGAGACGGGCACCGAGGTCACCACGGCGTACGACCCGATGCTCGCGAAGGTCGTCGCGTACGGCTCCGACCGGGCTCACGCGCTGGAGCGGCTGGACGAGGCGCTGGCCAGGACGCGGGTGGACGGCATCGAGACGAACCTCGGCCTGGTGCGGGCAGCGCTGTCGGACCCGGCGTTCCGGGCGGCCGCGCATTCCACGGCCACCCTCGCCGCGGTGAGCGATCCGACGCCGCGGATCGAGGTCGTCTCCGGCGGGACGCTGACGACGGTCCAGGACTGGCCGGGGCGGACCGGCTACTGGCAGGTGGGCGTGCCGCCGTGCGGGCCGATGGACGACCTGTCGTTCCGGCTCGGCAACCGGGCACTCGGCAACGTCGAGGGTGCTCCCGGGCTCGAATGCACCCTCCAGGGACCGGCGTTGAGGTTCACTCATCCGACGACCGTGTGTGTCACGGGTGCTCCGGCGCCGGTGACGGTCGACGGGACGGCCGTCCCCCAGTGGGAACCGGTGACGGTGCCCGCCGACGGTGTGCTGGAGGTGGGCGCACCCTCGGAGCACGGGCTGCGGACATACATACTCCTCGCCGGTGGCGGCCTGGACGTGCCGGCCTTCCTGGGCAGCGCCTCGACGTTCACGCTGGGCCGCTTCGGCGGGCACGGCGGACGGACGCTGCGGACGGGCGATGTGCTGCACGGGGGCGCCGACGTGCGCTCGTCCGGTGAGCCGGTTCCTGGCGCCGAGCGGCCGGTGTTCGGTTCCGAGTGGCGGGTCGGCGCGCTCGAAGGGCCGCATGCCGCACCGGAGTTCTTCACCGAGGAGGACATCCGCGACTTCTACGCGGCCGAGTGGAAGGTGCACTTCAACTCGGCGCGAACGGGGGTACGACTGGTCGGGCCCAAGCCCCGCTGGGCGCGCACCGACGGCGGCGAGGCGGGTCTGCATCCCTCCAACATCCATGACACGCCCTACTCGGTCGGCGCGGTCGACTACACGGGTGACATGCCGGTGCTGCTCGGCCCCGACGGGCCCTCGCTGGGCGGATTCGTCTGCCCGGCGACCATCGCGAAGGGACAGCGGTGGAAGCTGGGGCAGCTGCGGCCCGGGGACACGGTGCGCTTCGTTCCGGTGACGGTGCCCGAGGCCGGGCGGCTGCGGCGCACCCCGGCTGCCGCGCCGGTCGCCGACCGTGCGGAGATCGCCGACGGCGGCGTACTGGCCCGGGACGCCGACGTGACGTACCGGCGCAGCGGTGACGACAACCTGCTCGTGGAATTCGGGCCCATGCAGCTCGACCTGGCGCTGAGGATGCGGGTGCACGCGCTGATGGAGGCGGTGTCGGCGGCCGGGCTGCCCGGGATCACGGACATCACGCCCGGCATCCGTTCGCTCCAGATCCAGACGGACCCGGACGAGCTCCCGCAGCCCGAACTCCTGGCCCTGGTAAGGGAGACCGTCACCTCGCTCCCGACCGCCGACCAGCTCGTCGTGCCGTCCCGCACCGTGCACCTCCCGCTCTCCTGGGACGATCCGGCGACCCGCGAGGCCATCGCCCGCTATATGGCGGGCGTGCGTGACGACGCCCCCTGGTGCCCGTGGAACATCGAGTTCATCCGCCGCGTCAACGGTCTCGACTCGGTCGAGGACGTGTACCGGACGGTCTTCGACGCCGAGTACCTGGTCCTGGGCCTCGGCGACGTCTATCTGGGGGCGCCGGTGGCGACGCCGCTCGACCCCCGGCACCGGCTCGTCACCACGAAGTACAACCCTGCGCGCACCTGGACGGCCGAGAACTCGGTGGGCATCGGCGGGGCGTACCTGTGCATCTACGGGATGGAGGGGCCCGGCGGCTACCAGTTCGTCGGCCGTACGACGCAGGTGTGGTCCGGGTGGCAGCAGCGGGGCGCGTTCGAGCCGGGCTCGCCCTGGCTGCTGCGCTTCTTCGACCGGATCAAGTGGTACCCGGTGGACGCGGACGAACTGCTGGACCTGCGCTCCGACATCACCTCGGGCCGCTTCGTCCCGAGGATCGAGGAGGGCACGTTCTCCCTCGCCTCGTACGAGGCCTTCCTCGCCGAGAACGCCGACGCGATCGAGGCGTTCCGCACCCGGCAGGGCACGGCCTTCTCCGCGGAGCGCGACGCCTGGGAGGCGGCGGGTGAGTTCACCCGTGCGGAGGCGGTGTCGGCTCCGGTGGCGGCCCCCGTACAGGTGACGGTGCCTCCGGGCGCCCGCCTGGTGGAAGCCGAATTCGCCGCCTCCGTATGGCAGCTCAACGTCAAGCCTGGCGACACGGTCGCCCAGGGCCAGCCCCTGCTGGCCCTGGAGGCCATGAAGATGGAGTCCCGAGTCCCCTCCCCCATGGACGGCGTGGTCCTGGAACTCCTCACCAAACCGGGCGCCCAGGTGGAGGCGGGCACGGCACTGGCCGTGGTGGGGCCCCCACCGTCCTGA
- a CDS encoding urea amidolyase associated protein UAAP2, which yields MSEQTVQRTTVAARAAWSAVVRAGATLTITDLHGNQAVDFLVYDAGDTAVRYSAPDTIQAQGNIFLTTGSVLMSNEHTPLMTVVADDVGRHDTVGGACSKESNTLRYGHHTWSQHACVDNFLAEGARYGLGKRDLVSNINWYMNVPVEKDGTLGIVDGISAPGLSLTLRAERDVLVLVSNCPQINNPCNGFEPTAVEMTIGAPE from the coding sequence ATGAGCGAGCAGACCGTCCAGAGGACCACCGTCGCGGCCCGGGCCGCCTGGTCGGCCGTCGTCCGCGCGGGCGCCACGCTCACCATCACCGACCTGCACGGCAACCAGGCCGTCGACTTCCTCGTGTACGACGCCGGGGACACGGCCGTGCGTTACAGCGCGCCCGACACGATCCAGGCGCAGGGGAACATCTTCCTGACCACGGGCAGTGTGCTCATGTCGAACGAACACACACCGCTGATGACGGTCGTCGCGGACGACGTCGGCCGGCACGACACGGTCGGCGGCGCCTGCTCCAAGGAGTCGAACACGCTGCGGTACGGGCACCACACCTGGTCCCAGCACGCCTGCGTGGACAACTTCCTTGCTGAGGGCGCCCGTTACGGCCTCGGCAAGCGCGACCTGGTCTCCAACATCAACTGGTACATGAACGTGCCGGTCGAGAAGGACGGCACCCTCGGCATCGTCGACGGCATCTCGGCGCCGGGTCTCTCGCTGACCCTGCGCGCCGAGCGCGACGTGCTGGTGCTGGTCTCCAACTGCCCCCAGATCAACAACCCTTGCAACGGCTTCGAGCCGACCGCGGTGGAGATGACGATCGGGGCTCCCGAATGA
- a CDS encoding urea amidolyase associated protein UAAP1 translates to MATATTYGARAHARAQEGTRADAMPVVPASAWPAPPCEAGHLVWAETVAGGNYTHKVLARGTELRLTDLKGDACAHLLLFAADRPWERLNVADTVKVQWNAYLGEGQLLLSDQGRVLASVIADTSGRHDALCGTSGLVRNAERYGDGTPQSESPAGRELFKLAAAKNGLAPRDLPPSLSFFQGVEVREDGSLDFTGSAGPGAGVTLRTEQDVTVLLANVPHPADPREAYTSTPLEVLAWRAEATRSGDPLWEATPEGHRAFLNTAEFLAARGIA, encoded by the coding sequence ATGGCGACAGCGACCACTTACGGAGCCCGCGCGCACGCCCGCGCCCAGGAGGGCACCCGAGCCGATGCCATGCCCGTCGTCCCGGCGAGTGCCTGGCCCGCGCCGCCGTGCGAGGCGGGCCACCTCGTGTGGGCGGAGACGGTGGCGGGCGGCAACTACACGCACAAGGTGCTGGCGCGCGGCACGGAGCTGCGGCTGACCGACCTCAAGGGCGACGCCTGCGCCCATCTGCTCCTCTTCGCCGCCGACCGGCCGTGGGAGCGCCTGAACGTGGCCGACACGGTGAAGGTGCAGTGGAACGCCTACCTCGGCGAGGGCCAGTTGCTCCTCTCCGACCAGGGCCGCGTCCTCGCCTCGGTGATCGCCGACACCTCCGGGCGGCACGACGCGCTGTGCGGCACCTCCGGTCTCGTACGGAACGCGGAGCGGTACGGGGACGGGACGCCGCAGTCCGAATCGCCCGCCGGGCGTGAGCTGTTCAAGCTGGCGGCGGCCAAGAACGGGCTGGCGCCGCGCGATCTGCCGCCGTCCCTGTCCTTCTTCCAGGGCGTGGAGGTACGCGAGGACGGCTCCCTGGACTTCACCGGTTCGGCCGGTCCCGGAGCGGGCGTGACGCTGCGCACCGAGCAGGACGTCACGGTGCTGCTGGCCAATGTGCCCCACCCGGCCGACCCCCGCGAGGCCTACACGAGCACGCCGCTGGAGGTACTGGCCTGGCGTGCCGAGGCCACCCGGTCCGGCGATCCGCTGTGGGAGGCCACGCCGGAGGGCCACCGCGCCTTCCTCAACACCGCCGAGTTCCTTGCCGCGAGGGGGATCGCATGA
- a CDS encoding TetR/AcrR family transcriptional regulator translates to MGSSGRRVGRPRAEQRPDSGLSPRDELLAAAAELFTTRGYAATTTRAVAERAGMRQASMYHYVSGKEELLAALLESTVTPSLTFARQLLAEDDTAAEDRLWDLCRTDVELLCGGSHNLGGLYLLPEVHSERFAGFHAVRAELKDAYRQLLAATEAGGALAKNELDLRTDLLFGLIEGVILVHRSDPDRPVSAFAEATADAALRIAGI, encoded by the coding sequence ATGGGTTCCAGTGGACGACGAGTGGGCAGGCCGCGGGCCGAGCAGCGGCCGGACAGCGGCCTCTCGCCGCGCGACGAACTGCTCGCCGCCGCCGCGGAGCTGTTCACGACGCGGGGGTACGCGGCCACCACCACCCGGGCCGTCGCCGAGCGGGCGGGCATGCGCCAGGCGTCCATGTACCACTACGTGTCCGGCAAGGAGGAACTTCTCGCCGCGCTCCTGGAGTCCACCGTCACGCCCTCGCTGACCTTCGCCCGGCAGCTTCTCGCCGAGGACGACACCGCCGCCGAGGACCGGCTCTGGGATCTGTGCCGCACGGACGTCGAGCTGCTCTGCGGCGGCTCGCACAACCTCGGCGGGCTCTATCTGCTGCCCGAGGTCCACTCGGAGCGGTTCGCCGGCTTCCATGCCGTACGGGCCGAACTCAAGGACGCCTACCGGCAGTTGCTCGCAGCGACCGAGGCGGGCGGTGCGCTCGCCAAGAACGAGCTCGACCTTCGGACCGATCTGCTCTTCGGACTCATCGAAGGGGTGATCCTCGTACACCGCTCCGATCCCGATCGGCCCGTCTCGGCCTTCGCCGAAGCCACCGCGGACGCGGCCCTGCGCATCGCCGGAATCTGA
- a CDS encoding sensor histidine kinase, translating to MVSVQSPPGGREVPYARALLLPAIAMAAATGAAVALLAGPARTAVGWCGAIATVLVTATAAEVVRRGRAVRAARAELAHRTQVMERRVALHDAEIDHLREELLPAALDQMRSGSSPQDTVRVMVDEDPAQRNIPKSQRALLIELLRIIDHEELQREAAQRSFVSIARRVQAIVHQQNVELREMEEDHGRNPEVFDDLLRIDHGTALIGRLADSIAVLGGGRPGRQWPKPVPLYSVLRGAMSRILEYRRIELHSIAKIAVNGIHVEPVIHAAAELLDNATRYSPPHTKVHVTAVEVQTGVAIEIEDAGVSLSEEARSRAEAMLARAALGPDLNNLGEDPRLGLAVVGRLMDMYKMQVSLRQSAYGGVRAVLVVPRKLLTEEPANALAHGIGAAAVPKVDFGGVKGPERSVKKRRPTTGPRVPERDGMEDDVPEVTEWTANGLPQRRSRVKVPYSQRVLEARAAAAEAEAARKEGRPVIDWTRSSTQAPKKKKEEKEPGLWVEAFMAGLKGGDDDQKQTPGETNSPAPTEADDEGDLK from the coding sequence ATGGTGAGTGTTCAATCGCCTCCCGGTGGCCGAGAAGTTCCCTACGCGCGCGCGTTGTTGCTGCCTGCCATAGCGATGGCCGCGGCGACCGGGGCCGCCGTCGCCTTGCTGGCGGGCCCTGCCCGGACCGCCGTCGGCTGGTGCGGCGCCATCGCGACGGTGCTCGTGACCGCGACAGCCGCCGAGGTGGTCCGCCGCGGCCGTGCCGTCCGCGCGGCGCGAGCCGAGCTCGCCCACCGGACCCAAGTCATGGAACGGCGCGTCGCCCTGCACGACGCCGAGATCGACCACCTCCGCGAGGAACTGCTGCCCGCGGCGCTGGACCAGATGCGCTCGGGCTCGTCGCCCCAGGACACCGTCCGGGTGATGGTCGACGAGGACCCCGCCCAGCGGAACATCCCCAAGTCCCAGCGGGCGCTGCTGATCGAACTGCTGCGGATCATCGACCACGAGGAACTGCAGCGCGAGGCCGCGCAGCGCTCCTTCGTCAGCATCGCCCGACGTGTCCAGGCGATCGTCCACCAGCAGAACGTGGAACTGCGCGAGATGGAGGAGGACCACGGGCGCAACCCCGAGGTCTTCGACGACCTCCTGCGCATCGACCACGGCACCGCGCTGATCGGCCGCCTCGCCGACTCGATCGCCGTCCTCGGCGGCGGCCGTCCGGGCCGCCAGTGGCCCAAGCCCGTCCCGCTCTACAGCGTGCTGCGCGGCGCCATGTCCCGGATCCTGGAGTACCGGCGCATCGAGCTGCACTCCATCGCCAAGATCGCCGTCAACGGCATCCACGTCGAGCCGGTCATCCACGCGGCCGCCGAACTCCTCGACAACGCCACCCGCTACTCGCCGCCGCACACCAAGGTGCACGTCACCGCCGTCGAGGTGCAGACCGGCGTCGCCATCGAGATCGAGGACGCGGGCGTCAGCCTCAGCGAGGAGGCCCGCTCACGGGCCGAGGCGATGCTCGCGCGGGCGGCACTCGGCCCGGACCTCAACAACCTGGGCGAGGACCCCCGGCTCGGCCTCGCCGTCGTCGGCCGCCTCATGGACATGTACAAGATGCAGGTCTCCCTGCGGCAGTCCGCGTACGGCGGTGTGCGCGCCGTGCTCGTCGTGCCGCGCAAGCTGCTCACCGAGGAGCCCGCCAACGCCCTCGCCCACGGTATCGGCGCCGCCGCCGTGCCCAAGGTCGACTTCGGCGGTGTGAAGGGCCCCGAGCGCTCGGTCAAGAAGCGCCGGCCCACCACCGGACCCCGTGTCCCCGAGCGGGACGGCATGGAGGACGACGTCCCCGAGGTCACCGAGTGGACGGCCAACGGCCTGCCGCAGCGCCGCAGCCGCGTCAAGGTCCCGTACAGCCAGCGGGTGCTGGAGGCCCGGGCCGCCGCGGCGGAGGCCGAGGCCGCGCGCAAGGAGGGCCGTCCCGTCATCGACTGGACCCGCTCGTCCACCCAGGCGCCCAAGAAGAAGAAGGAAGAGAAGGAACCCGGGCTGTGGGTCGAGGCCTTCATGGCCGGCCTCAAGGGCGGAGACGACGACCAGAAGCAGACACCCGGCGAGACGAACAGTCCGGCCCCCACCGAGGCCGACGACGAGGGGGACCTCAAGTGA
- a CDS encoding roadblock/LC7 domain-containing protein, with protein MTQLRANFDWMLKELSDGVYGTRQVVVLSADGLRIARYGGDPDAADRIAAACAGLQSLAGAVATEIPDTDGKMRMVIIEMEGGYFYMMAAGPNAYLAVLAEAHVDAGLMSARMRDLVVRIGAHLTSPPRRNGQTV; from the coding sequence GTGACCCAACTGCGAGCCAACTTCGACTGGATGCTCAAGGAGCTGTCCGACGGGGTGTACGGCACTCGCCAGGTCGTCGTGCTCTCCGCCGACGGACTGCGCATCGCCCGGTACGGCGGCGACCCCGACGCCGCCGACCGCATCGCCGCGGCCTGTGCCGGACTGCAGAGCCTCGCGGGCGCCGTCGCGACCGAGATCCCCGACACCGACGGCAAGATGCGCATGGTGATCATCGAGATGGAGGGCGGCTACTTCTACATGATGGCCGCCGGCCCCAACGCCTACCTCGCCGTGCTGGCCGAGGCGCATGTGGACGCCGGGCTCATGAGCGCCCGCATGCGCGACCTCGTCGTACGGATCGGTGCTCACCTCACGAGTCCGCCCCGGCGGAACGGGCAGACCGTATGA